The Methanosphaera stadtmanae DSM 3091 genome includes a window with the following:
- a CDS encoding HAD family hydrolase has protein sequence MKSIVFDNAGTILKRITVLNDVVHNKLIYETNTIGIANQKKSRIIVVLQESVNELSRHTGTLYDYLKDNMEYFEISYSQINILKSDVVDVLANDSTSFHDLFLATNTLIENYDVEIISGCALIVDMDNGMIEYVYTAGGVFFEDTRRVMNFINNSPLSIYIASGDNKESLSKIASILKIPKSNVYSTLNREGKYNLVNTLQRRGDYVYMVGNHTNDQLAIEAANTGILTLEQGENVPEILKDSADHIIYSIGDVISIIKKNRGD, from the coding sequence ATGAAATCAATAGTTTTTGATAATGCTGGTACAATTCTTAAAAGAATAACTGTGTTAAATGATGTTGTCCATAATAAATTAATTTATGAAACAAATACTATAGGTATTGCTAATCAAAAAAAAAGTAGAATCATAGTTGTATTACAGGAATCTGTAAATGAATTATCTAGACATACTGGAACATTATATGATTATCTAAAGGATAATATGGAATATTTTGAAATTAGTTATTCACAAATAAATATCCTAAAAAGTGATGTTGTGGATGTATTGGCTAATGATTCAACATCGTTTCATGACTTATTTTTAGCTACAAATACTTTGATTGAAAATTATGATGTTGAAATAATAAGTGGTTGTGCATTGATTGTTGATATGGATAATGGAATGATTGAATATGTATATACAGCAGGTGGTGTATTTTTTGAAGATACAAGACGTGTTATGAATTTTATAAATAATTCACCACTATCAATCTACATAGCATCAGGTGATAATAAAGAGTCACTTAGTAAAATAGCATCTATTCTAAAAATACCCAAGTCTAATGTGTATAGTACTCTAAATAGGGAAGGTAAATACAATCTAGTAAACACTCTTCAAAGAAGGGGCGACTATGTGTACATGGTTGGAAATCATACAAATGATCAATTAGCTATAGAAGCTGCAAATACTGGCATATTAACATTAGAACAGGGAGAAAATGTACCAGAGATACTAAAAGATTCAGCAGACCATATAATATATTCTATAGGCGATGTTATATCAATTATAAAAAAAAATAGGGGAGATTAG
- a CDS encoding AAA family ATPase — protein sequence MVINMKEIEEINKKLEANNYISNNQINTTLFLAFMLKKPILIEGPPGTGKTELAKTIAESFDRDFFRIQCYEGITFEQVVGEWNYQKQLLYLELARENKEDMTIFSNEFFIQRPLLTAFSNTKPSVLLIDEIDKADEELESFLLQALGEQEITVNDLDTFELKNDLIVVLTSNAQRTLLDETKDRCLYLYIDYPEYEREVSIVNKRVPLAENNLVDDIVEKTQKIRKLDLSKKPSIRSTVDWVRSLIALNEIPPTREALENTLNVVAKNEEDKERIINEVLNKI from the coding sequence ATAGTGATAAACATGAAAGAAATTGAAGAAATAAATAAAAAATTAGAAGCAAATAATTACATTTCTAACAATCAAATAAATACCACATTGTTTCTAGCTTTTATGTTAAAAAAGCCAATACTTATTGAAGGACCGCCAGGTACTGGAAAAACAGAACTTGCAAAAACAATTGCAGAAAGTTTTGACAGGGACTTCTTTAGAATACAATGTTATGAGGGAATAACCTTTGAGCAAGTTGTTGGAGAATGGAATTATCAGAAACAGTTATTATACCTAGAATTAGCAAGGGAAAATAAGGAAGATATGACGATATTTTCAAATGAATTCTTTATACAAAGACCCCTTCTAACAGCATTTAGTAACACAAAACCATCAGTACTCTTAATTGATGAAATTGATAAGGCTGATGAAGAACTTGAAAGTTTTCTACTTCAAGCATTAGGTGAACAGGAAATTACTGTAAATGATTTAGATACATTTGAACTTAAAAATGATTTAATTGTTGTTCTCACATCAAATGCACAACGTACTCTTCTTGATGAAACAAAGGATAGATGTTTATACTTATATATTGATTATCCAGAATATGAACGTGAAGTAAGTATAGTAAATAAGAGAGTTCCCCTTGCTGAGAATAATTTAGTTGATGATATTGTGGAAAAAACTCAGAAAATAAGAAAATTAGACTTATCTAAAAAACCTTCCATAAGAAGTACTGTTGACTGGGTTAGATCACTTATTGCATTGAATGAAATACCTCCAACTAGAGAAGCTCTTGAAAATACATTAAATGTTGTTGCAAAAAATGAGGAAGATAAGGAACGTATTATTAATGAAGTTTTAAATAAAATCTAA
- a CDS encoding DUF362 domain-containing protein, whose product MKSEVYFTNMTSNNPNDSLLLKLERLYERTGFSFLISENDKVAIKTHFGEIGNTGYIQPQYARKIVDALKKLNSKPFLTDTNTLYHAKRDNSVDHLETATKHGFTYSVINAPVIIADGLTGCSDVEVEINKKLFNKVKIAKDIYDSDAMIVISHVKGHILAGFGGALKNLAMGCASRRGKIHQHKIAAPFISKIACLACNVCIDACPENAITVDTHAHINYEKCIGCNDCIGACPKNAIKLNKINSEEFIESMMEYAYGSVKDKDDKVLYINFLTDIAPDCDCNPYSDRPIVRDIGILASYDPVAIDKASYDLINKELGLIDSALESNHEEGADKFKGVWRNIDGHMQIDFAQQLNMGTKDYKIVEI is encoded by the coding sequence ATGAAAAGTGAAGTATATTTCACTAATATGACTTCGAATAATCCCAATGATAGTTTACTTCTAAAACTAGAAAGATTATATGAAAGAACTGGTTTTTCATTTCTTATTAGTGAAAATGATAAAGTTGCAATAAAGACACACTTTGGAGAAATAGGAAATACTGGATATATACAACCACAATATGCCAGAAAAATAGTTGATGCATTAAAAAAACTCAATTCAAAACCATTTCTAACTGATACAAACACATTATACCACGCAAAACGTGATAATAGTGTGGATCACTTAGAAACTGCAACAAAACATGGATTTACATATTCTGTTATAAATGCTCCAGTAATAATTGCAGATGGACTAACAGGTTGTAGTGATGTTGAAGTAGAAATAAATAAAAAACTATTTAACAAAGTAAAAATTGCAAAGGACATATATGATAGTGATGCAATGATAGTTATATCCCATGTAAAAGGACATATACTAGCAGGATTTGGAGGAGCACTTAAAAATCTAGCAATGGGATGTGCTTCTAGAAGAGGAAAAATCCATCAACATAAAATTGCAGCACCATTCATATCAAAAATTGCATGTCTTGCATGTAATGTATGTATAGATGCATGTCCAGAAAATGCTATAACAGTAGATACACATGCACATATTAATTATGAAAAATGTATCGGATGTAATGATTGTATAGGTGCATGTCCAAAAAATGCTATAAAACTAAATAAAATTAATTCTGAGGAATTTATTGAATCAATGATGGAATATGCATATGGTTCTGTTAAAGATAAGGATGATAAAGTCTTATATATTAACTTTTTAACAGATATTGCTCCAGATTGTGATTGTAATCCGTATAGTGACAGACCAATTGTTAGAGATATTGGTATTCTAGCAAGTTATGATCCTGTAGCTATAGATAAGGCAAGTTATGATCTTATAAACAAGGAACTTGGATTAATTGATTCAGCACTTGAGTCTAACCATGAAGAAGGTGCTGATAAATTTAAGGGTGTGTGGAGAAATATAGATGGACATATGCAAATAGACTTTGCACAACAATTAAATATGGGAACTAAAGATTATAAGATAGTGGAAATATAG
- a CDS encoding PadR family transcriptional regulator codes for MVGKDINSCDFEEIMLNTKFHNALVKGVRNIFILWLISKEKIHGYGIMSILNKTHSDVSGKKAVHSSTIYPILHTLEKDGLIKSSQELNGNHKVKMYEITNKGLKMLDSLKQFMHKKRPENNMLISFFDDMLFNDNMFIKK; via the coding sequence ATGGTGGGAAAGGATATTAACTCTTGTGATTTTGAAGAAATCATGCTAAATACCAAATTTCACAATGCTCTTGTAAAAGGAGTACGTAATATCTTTATTCTATGGTTAATTAGTAAAGAAAAAATTCATGGTTATGGAATAATGTCCATATTAAATAAAACCCATTCTGATGTGTCTGGAAAGAAAGCTGTACATAGTAGTACAATCTATCCAATATTACATACTTTAGAAAAAGATGGTTTAATAAAAAGTTCTCAAGAATTAAATGGAAATCATAAAGTTAAAATGTATGAAATTACAAATAAAGGTCTTAAAATGCTAGATTCACTAAAACAATTCATGCATAAAAAACGACCAGAAAATAACATGCTAATTTCATTCTTTGATGACATGCTTTTTAATGATAACATGTTTATAAAAAAATGA
- a CDS encoding ATP-binding cassette domain-containing protein has protein sequence MKYSIETHDLVKIYDNGFKAVDNLNLFIEDKTIGGILGPNGAGKTTTIKMLTCLIQKTSGDAKVAGFDVSTNPDDVRSRIGMVPQQISLYKDLTVRENVELCADFYNVDQRIKDKKIDDLLDLVNISYAQDKYVNQLSGGMQQKTSVVASLIHNPEILFLDEPTVGLDPTTKRVLWDLMLELNDEGKSIILCSHDMYEVDKICDSINIIDSGKVVANNTPQGLKDQLLKTKEETNKNIRSMILKLEEEGTKGNEEKINHLRASLTDENEKVTVMVSNITDEMVEAVRDLEVVTDAKHVGNGRLNIDLKRSETSVNHVITAILSNGGNIASIKTNDPTLEDVFVAITAKQRTEIKNGRN, from the coding sequence ATGAAATATTCTATAGAAACTCATGATTTAGTAAAAATTTATGACAATGGTTTTAAAGCTGTGGATAATTTAAATTTATTCATCGAAGATAAAACTATAGGTGGAATATTAGGACCAAATGGTGCTGGTAAAACAACAACAATAAAAATGCTAACATGTCTTATTCAAAAAACAAGTGGAGATGCAAAGGTAGCAGGGTTTGATGTTTCAACCAATCCTGATGATGTAAGAAGTAGAATAGGAATGGTACCACAACAAATAAGTTTATATAAAGACTTAACAGTAAGAGAAAATGTTGAATTATGTGCAGATTTTTATAATGTTGACCAAAGAATTAAAGATAAAAAAATTGATGACCTACTTGATCTAGTAAATATAAGCTATGCTCAAGATAAATACGTTAATCAATTATCTGGTGGAATGCAACAAAAAACATCAGTTGTAGCTAGTTTGATTCATAATCCTGAAATCTTATTTTTAGATGAACCTACAGTAGGATTAGATCCTACAACAAAAAGAGTATTATGGGATTTAATGCTTGAATTAAATGATGAAGGAAAAAGCATAATTCTATGTTCACATGATATGTATGAAGTAGATAAAATATGTGATTCAATAAATATCATAGATTCAGGTAAAGTAGTAGCAAACAATACACCACAAGGACTTAAAGATCAATTACTAAAAACAAAAGAAGAAACTAATAAAAATATTCGTTCAATGATTTTAAAATTAGAAGAAGAAGGAACAAAAGGTAATGAAGAAAAAATAAATCATCTAAGAGCTTCATTAACTGATGAAAATGAAAAAGTTACAGTCATGGTATCTAACATTACTGATGAAATGGTTGAAGCAGTAAGAGACTTAGAAGTAGTAACAGATGCAAAACATGTGGGTAATGGTCGTTTGAATATAGACCTAAAACGTTCAGAAACTTCAGTAAATCATGTAATAACAGCTATTTTAAGTAATGGTGGAAATATAGCTTCAATAAAAACGAATGATCCTACATTAGAAGATGTATTTGTAGCTATCACTGCAAAACAAAGAACGGAGATTAAAAATGGCAGAAATTAA
- a CDS encoding ABC transporter permease, protein MAEINKIKWMIKKDLLTLWRHKVQFASLILFPILMIALCGWGMGGTVENTPVVVVKQSSGDVTDQVINALKADDTFDIKDIMTNSDDAKEKVDNGEVKAAIILSSDFESSNSKNAVLYIDSSDQLTTQTLVPKTEQIFASLSEKVGTQQVNANTTTNPITQTAQTIKLQVNKIYGDLDYIDFLLPGVLAMTMFMSSMMTMGNSIAGERERGELSRLFMTPTNVSSVLTGKIISQVVRELIRALVLIIAAMLLFNVMIKGNLLLLVLVILIAVLCFVGFGMMFSATAKTQEDYIQIVMPVAMPMMFICGVFFPTETMPWILQKIALFLPLTYANDAFRAVMLKGAGLGSIAFDLIVLLAFALLFFIVGIVRFNRDV, encoded by the coding sequence ATGGCAGAAATTAATAAGATAAAATGGATGATTAAAAAGGATCTCCTAACATTATGGAGACATAAAGTTCAATTTGCATCTTTAATTCTATTTCCAATTTTAATGATTGCCTTATGTGGATGGGGTATGGGAGGAACAGTAGAAAACACTCCTGTAGTCGTTGTAAAACAATCATCTGGTGATGTAACAGATCAAGTAATCAATGCATTAAAAGCAGATGATACATTTGATATAAAGGACATAATGACAAATTCGGATGATGCAAAGGAAAAAGTAGATAATGGTGAAGTTAAAGCAGCAATCATACTTTCAAGTGACTTTGAAAGTTCAAATTCAAAGAATGCAGTCTTATATATTGACTCATCAGATCAACTGACAACACAAACACTAGTTCCAAAAACAGAACAAATATTTGCCTCACTATCAGAAAAAGTAGGAACACAACAAGTAAATGCAAACACCACAACAAATCCAATAACACAAACAGCACAAACAATAAAATTACAAGTTAATAAGATATATGGTGATTTAGATTACATAGATTTCCTATTACCTGGAGTACTTGCAATGACAATGTTTATGTCATCTATGATGACAATGGGAAACAGTATTGCAGGAGAACGTGAACGTGGAGAATTATCAAGACTATTTATGACACCAACAAATGTATCATCAGTACTAACAGGTAAAATAATATCACAAGTAGTAAGAGAACTTATCAGAGCTTTAGTCTTAATAATAGCAGCTATGCTACTATTTAATGTAATGATAAAAGGTAATTTATTACTATTGGTACTTGTAATACTAATAGCAGTATTATGTTTTGTAGGTTTTGGAATGATGTTTTCAGCTACTGCAAAAACACAAGAAGATTATATTCAAATAGTAATGCCAGTTGCAATGCCAATGATGTTTATATGTGGAGTATTTTTCCCTACAGAAACAATGCCATGGATTTTACAAAAAATTGCACTATTCTTACCTCTAACATATGCAAATGATGCATTCAGGGCTGTAATGTTAAAAGGTGCAGGATTAGGTTCAATAGCATTTGATTTAATAGTATTATTAGCATTTGCACTACTATTTTTCATAGTAGGAATTGTAAGATTTAATAGGGATGTTTAA
- a CDS encoding PQQ-binding-like beta-propeller repeat protein yields MKSNMKKLGVCFIILCVLMGSLSSLAAAEWPMFQNNPRHTGYVNQDSSFSTQTWTVKVDGAVSTTPVLCGDQIYLGTDKGTLYALDAQDGNETWKYETEGAITSSPTVSGDTVYVGSEDGYLYSNNANTGSNNWKFKSGDRIKSTPAIDSTKIYVGSDDGYVYALNRNDGSVVWQYKTEDSVESSPVVHGDTLYIGSNDDKVYALNINDGSVKWTYTTGDDVKSSPAISNGNVYIASEDNQVYALSEDTGLEVWSYNTGSKVTSSPSIDERHSSLYIGTEQGDLYSLDLRDGLKKWDIETGSAINSTPTIFGNNIAVGTASGSTNIYDKFTGNQVWNFNPGYIPNISGSISASTVASGSSLFVASEDGNIYSLNTDQKVGPTSTYLYYYVAAIIILIGVGCGIKKLHNKPRK; encoded by the coding sequence ATGAAAAGCAATATGAAAAAATTAGGTGTATGTTTTATTATATTATGTGTTCTCATGGGAAGCTTATCTTCTCTAGCTGCAGCAGAATGGCCAATGTTTCAAAACAATCCAAGACACACTGGATATGTAAATCAAGATTCTTCCTTTTCTACTCAAACATGGACTGTTAAAGTAGATGGGGCAGTATCAACAACTCCAGTTTTATGTGGAGATCAAATCTATCTTGGAACTGATAAGGGAACATTATATGCATTAGATGCACAAGATGGAAATGAAACATGGAAATATGAAACAGAAGGAGCTATAACTTCAAGTCCTACAGTATCAGGTGATACAGTATATGTAGGATCAGAAGATGGGTACTTATATTCAAATAATGCAAATACAGGAAGTAACAACTGGAAATTTAAATCTGGAGATAGAATAAAATCAACTCCTGCAATAGATTCAACAAAAATCTATGTAGGATCAGATGATGGATATGTATATGCATTAAATAGGAATGATGGTTCAGTTGTATGGCAATACAAAACTGAAGATTCAGTAGAATCATCACCAGTAGTTCATGGAGACACATTATACATAGGTTCTAACGATGATAAAGTATATGCATTAAATATAAATGATGGTTCAGTAAAATGGACATACACCACAGGAGATGATGTAAAATCTTCTCCAGCAATAAGTAATGGAAATGTATACATAGCATCTGAAGATAACCAGGTATATGCATTAAGTGAAGATACAGGATTAGAAGTATGGTCATATAATACAGGTTCTAAAGTAACATCATCACCATCAATAGATGAAAGACACTCCTCTCTATATATAGGAACAGAACAAGGAGATCTCTACTCTTTAGACTTAAGAGATGGACTTAAAAAATGGGATATTGAAACAGGAAGTGCAATTAATTCAACACCAACAATATTTGGTAACAACATAGCAGTAGGAACAGCATCAGGAAGTACCAATATATATGATAAATTCACAGGAAATCAAGTATGGAACTTCAATCCAGGATATATTCCAAATATATCTGGAAGTATTTCAGCATCAACAGTAGCTAGTGGTTCATCATTATTTGTAGCTTCAGAAGATGGAAATATCTACTCATTAAATACAGATCAAAAGGTAGGACCAACAAGTACCTATCTATACTACTATGTAGCAGCAATAATAATACTCATAGGAGTAGGTTGTGGAATTAAGAAATTACATAACAAGCCTAGAAAATAG
- the albA gene encoding DNA-binding protein Alba, giving the protein MAEENIVYIGNKPVMNYVLAVVTQMNSGVTEVILKARGRAISRAVDVAEIVRNRFISDVDVKSIDISTEEIVGNEGTSSNVSAIEIRLSK; this is encoded by the coding sequence ATGGCAGAAGAAAATATTGTATACATTGGAAACAAACCAGTAATGAACTATGTATTAGCTGTAGTAACACAAATGAACAGCGGAGTAACAGAAGTTATACTAAAAGCAAGAGGCCGAGCTATAAGCAGAGCTGTAGATGTTGCTGAAATAGTAAGAAACAGATTTATTTCTGATGTTGATGTAAAAAGCATCGACATAAGTACTGAAGAAATTGTTGGAAACGAAGGAACCTCCTCCAACGTATCAGCAATCGAAATAAGATTAAGCAAATAG
- a CDS encoding 2-isopropylmalate synthase encodes MTFNPPSDVMIYDTTLRDGEQTPGVTITTDEKITIAEKLDKLGVDVIELGFPAASLGEQKTFKEASKLGLNAQISGLARALTKDIDKAIDADADYIHTFIGTSPLHRDYKLKMSKEEILDKAVTAVEYIKDHGIIAEFSCEDATRTELDYLLKVFGAVQDAKVDKINVPDTVGVTRPGKMNELITNLRQEINVPISVHCHNDFGLAVANTLAAIEAGAKQAQCTINGLGERAGNASLEEIVMSLHKFYDINTNINSKLLVNTSETVSRITGVKMPPNKAIVGENAFAHEAGIHVQGILANSETYEALNPEEVGHKRRIVLGKLTGANAVRAKLDEYNIKLNDEQFNTLFRKIKSLGDAGKTITDLDFRSIAEAIQGKPTEERIKLCGISVMTGDSTLPTATVKLDLDGEIKYRAETGVGPVDAALNAIQSLINEVVHIELEEYHIEAITGGTNALGEVFVITVDENGNKATGRATDEDIVKASIDAILSSTNKLLMLRN; translated from the coding sequence ATGACTTTTAACCCACCATCAGATGTTATGATATATGACACCACTCTAAGAGACGGTGAACAAACACCTGGTGTTACGATAACAACTGATGAAAAAATAACAATAGCTGAAAAATTAGATAAACTTGGAGTAGATGTTATCGAATTGGGTTTTCCTGCAGCATCACTTGGTGAACAAAAAACATTTAAAGAAGCAAGTAAATTAGGATTAAATGCTCAAATTAGTGGTCTTGCCAGAGCATTAACCAAAGATATTGATAAAGCAATAGATGCTGATGCAGACTATATTCACACATTTATAGGAACATCACCACTCCATAGGGATTATAAATTAAAAATGTCCAAGGAAGAAATTCTTGATAAAGCAGTTACTGCTGTTGAATACATTAAAGACCATGGAATTATAGCAGAATTTTCATGTGAAGATGCTACAAGAACTGAACTAGACTACCTACTTAAAGTATTTGGTGCTGTACAAGATGCTAAAGTAGATAAAATCAATGTACCAGATACTGTTGGTGTTACAAGACCTGGAAAAATGAATGAATTAATTACAAATCTAAGACAAGAAATTAATGTACCAATTAGTGTACACTGTCACAATGACTTTGGACTTGCAGTTGCAAATACACTTGCTGCTATAGAAGCTGGAGCAAAACAAGCACAATGTACAATAAATGGTCTTGGAGAGAGAGCAGGTAATGCTTCACTTGAAGAAATTGTAATGTCCTTACATAAATTCTATGACATAAATACAAACATCAACTCAAAATTACTTGTAAATACCTCCGAAACAGTTTCAAGAATTACTGGAGTTAAAATGCCACCTAACAAAGCAATAGTTGGAGAAAATGCATTTGCTCATGAAGCTGGAATACATGTACAGGGAATTCTTGCAAATAGTGAAACATATGAAGCTTTAAATCCAGAAGAAGTAGGACATAAAAGAAGAATTGTTCTTGGTAAATTAACAGGAGCTAATGCTGTTAGAGCAAAACTTGATGAATACAACATTAAATTAAATGATGAACAATTCAACACATTATTTAGAAAAATAAAATCATTAGGAGATGCTGGTAAAACTATTACAGATCTTGATTTTAGATCTATTGCTGAGGCAATACAAGGAAAACCTACAGAAGAAAGAATAAAACTCTGTGGTATAAGTGTTATGACAGGAGACAGTACACTACCAACAGCTACTGTAAAACTAGATTTAGATGGTGAAATTAAATATCGTGCAGAAACAGGTGTTGGTCCTGTAGATGCAGCATTAAATGCTATACAATCACTTATCAATGAAGTTGTACATATTGAATTAGAAGAATACCATATTGAAGCTATAACAGGTGGAACCAATGCATTAGGTGAAGTATTTGTTATAACTGTTGATGAAAATGGAAATAAAGCTACTGGTAGAGCAACAGATGAGGATATTGTAAAAGCAAGTATTGATGCAATTCTTAGCTCAACTAACAAATTATTAATGCTTAGAAATTAA
- a CDS encoding amidohydrolase family protein — MSETTSILIKDTTILSDKIKKASILIVDNTIEEISNDLSVTDASKVIDGTNKITMPGLVNTHSHVAMTLLRGVGDDEELQTWLNDYIWPKEAKLDEKLVYAGSKLAMAEMIKTGTTTFNDMYFYMEETAKAVEESGIRGVLGYGMIDLFDDEKRKQEIKATKNLIKNSHNTANGRVQVAVAPHAPYTCSKELLSESKKLANKHNLKLHIHVSETQQEVNDLEKQRNQTPFEYLDSIDLLDENTIAAHGVWTTDNEMKLLKEKQVSISHNPSSNMKLASGIAPVSKYIKNDINVAIGTDGVSSNNNLDMFSEMKLTALLQKVNTMNAKTLPAQATFNMATENGARALGINTGSIKEGKLADIVLVNMNVPHMIPVRNPLSNIIYSALGSDVDTVICDGQLLLEDKKLLTINEEDAIYDAKLAAQQL; from the coding sequence ATGAGTGAAACAACAAGTATATTAATTAAAGATACCACTATTTTATCAGATAAAATAAAAAAAGCATCCATATTAATTGTAGATAATACTATTGAAGAGATAAGTAATGATTTATCAGTGACTGATGCAAGTAAAGTTATTGATGGAACAAATAAGATAACAATGCCTGGCCTTGTTAACACACACTCTCATGTGGCAATGACACTGCTTAGAGGAGTAGGTGATGATGAAGAATTACAAACATGGCTTAATGATTATATATGGCCTAAAGAAGCAAAACTGGATGAAAAATTAGTATATGCTGGTTCAAAGTTGGCAATGGCTGAAATGATAAAAACAGGTACAACAACTTTTAATGATATGTATTTCTATATGGAAGAAACTGCAAAGGCAGTTGAAGAATCAGGAATAAGGGGAGTTTTAGGTTATGGTATGATTGATCTTTTTGATGATGAAAAAAGAAAACAAGAAATTAAAGCAACAAAAAATCTTATAAAAAACTCACACAATACTGCTAATGGTAGAGTACAAGTAGCAGTAGCACCGCATGCTCCATATACTTGTTCTAAGGAATTATTAAGTGAATCTAAAAAATTAGCTAATAAACATAATCTAAAATTACATATACATGTTTCAGAAACACAACAAGAAGTAAATGATTTAGAAAAACAGAGAAATCAAACACCATTTGAATATTTGGATAGTATAGATTTGCTTGATGAAAATACTATTGCAGCACATGGAGTATGGACAACAGATAATGAAATGAAACTTCTTAAAGAAAAACAAGTATCCATATCACATAATCCATCAAGTAATATGAAATTAGCATCAGGTATTGCACCAGTTAGTAAATATATTAAAAATGATATTAATGTAGCAATAGGTACTGATGGAGTATCTTCAAATAACAATCTAGACATGTTTAGTGAAATGAAACTAACAGCACTTCTACAGAAAGTAAATACTATGAATGCAAAAACACTACCAGCACAAGCAACATTCAATATGGCAACAGAGAATGGTGCTAGAGCATTAGGTATAAATACAGGTTCTATAAAAGAAGGTAAACTAGCAGATATTGTACTTGTTAATATGAATGTTCCACATATGATACCTGTTAGAAATCCATTAAGTAACATAATATACTCAGCATTAGGTAGTGATGTTGATACAGTAATATGTGATGGACAACTACTTCTAGAAGATAAGAAATTATTAACAATCAATGAAGAAGATGCTATTTATGATGCAAAATTAGCAGCACAACAGCTATAA
- a CDS encoding tyrosine-type recombinase/integrase, with amino-acid sequence MIINKNVILNYVNEIKNENTRNTYSSCLNLFLKFIKKTENTNITQDNIYPTIYKYKSFLLKRYIHPKTINQQLIIVKSFFNDYTDIYVGKLKLLKTKEKPINYLTPREISIILEDTTNTLDSLIIRLLAYTGIRLTEALQLKKRQLKYKTSEGHVIITVRRKSKERHMIIPSSLAQDLIKYSKYHITYIFESESPVEPILKPYHIQRNFKILAQQLDAKYNTTFYSKNLKTRYIRNSYIMHGIDYLDLLFAENYDDYKYITSIPQKELKKEDIIEKFSSIGEYAK; translated from the coding sequence ATGATTATAAATAAAAATGTCATATTAAACTATGTAAATGAAATAAAAAATGAAAATACAAGAAATACCTATTCAAGTTGCCTAAATCTATTTCTTAAATTCATAAAAAAAACAGAAAATACAAATATAACTCAAGACAACATATATCCAACAATATATAAATACAAATCATTTCTTCTAAAACGATACATACATCCAAAAACCATAAATCAACAACTTATAATTGTAAAATCATTTTTCAATGATTATACAGACATCTATGTGGGAAAATTAAAGCTTTTAAAAACAAAAGAAAAACCCATAAATTATCTTACACCTCGAGAAATTAGTATTATTCTAGAAGATACAACAAACACTCTAGACTCATTAATTATAAGACTTCTTGCATATACAGGTATTAGATTAACTGAAGCTTTACAACTTAAAAAAAGACAATTGAAATATAAAACATCAGAGGGCCATGTTATAATAACAGTTAGAAGAAAATCTAAAGAACGACATATGATAATACCATCCTCTCTTGCACAAGACTTAATAAAGTATTCAAAGTATCATATAACATACATCTTTGAATCAGAAAGCCCTGTGGAGCCCATACTAAAGCCATACCATATACAAAGAAATTTCAAAATACTTGCACAACAATTGGATGCTAAATACAATACTACATTCTATTCTAAAAATCTTAAAACAAGATATATTAGAAATTCATATATTATGCATGGAATAGATTATCTTGATTTACTTTTTGCAGAAAATTATGATGATTATAAATACATAACATCCATACCACAAAAAGAATTAAAAAAAGAAGATATTATTGAGAAGTTCTCAAGTATTGGAGAATATGCTAAATAG